The nucleotide sequence aatatctatctatctatatctatctatctatctatatctatctatctatctatctatctatctaaagtaCACATATATAGTATAAGTATTTCAGTGCAGTAGAATCTCTTAAAAATAGTGAAAACACAGACATTTATGCACAAATGATTCCAACCAGCTTTTGGAGCCGTGTTGTAGCTTTTGTAACTATATTGTACAATTGTTtattgctatataaattaaatcaggtctcaatgtaaacataaatattaaaagagTTCACCACTCCAGTTTCATATCTTCTTTGCTCCACATATATTTCCCCCCTCTTTTGAGGAACATCTTCTCATCAAAACCACTAAACTTGATGGCCTCTTCCACACCAACATCCAGAATGGACTTTGACGGATCCTTCCTCCCCTCTCGGCAATCCAAGAAGCGCATCTGCGGCATCAGATATGGAGGATTAAAAAACCTAATTATGATGATTGCTCTTTCTGATGATGTAGcatagacagcatgattattaatAGAGATCAGAGATTATCAAGGGAGGGGAAAGTAATTTGAAGCCTGGAATGAGGCAAATTACTGCAGGCCTTATTATATTCCTATCCATAATCCCTTCACTACTGATATGATGACATAATGTAATTGAAAAGAAGcatttacactgtaataatagtgtaatctaataaagaaaaaaaatatttagacactAATGACAACattattgaatataaaaaaaaactttaacatggTAATGAGAAGAAAACTTAATGGATGCTGAGAAGAAAATATGAAACCACTTACATATTCATCAAGAATCAGGTAAGAGTCTCtcatctgtaaaagaaaaatagatgaGTAAGCAAACAATTCATATCAAGTTAACAGAAGGCTTTATATTCAAGtgcatttaaattcaaatctCACCGTGCACACTTATAAGCTTTGGTAATGAATTGAAACTGAAAGTTTATTGCTGTATTACACATAAATTGAAGTCACTTTATCTTCCGAATTTAAAACACTGATCTGAATTGAGCAAAAGTATGCGGCCTCAAAATTACCTTTTGATTAGACTCTGGAACCAGACACTTAACGCTCTGGTGGCGGTCCAGGAAGTCTTGGAATTGCTGATCACTAATAACGAATTTCTCTGCCTCGCGGAGACTGTTCTCCCCAGCGTTTTCACCTTCAATTATCAGACACTGGAAGACCTGTGTGTACATTGCAATACAGCCTTAAAAACATGGTCAGCAGCCTGGTTAAAACGATAGAGTCTGCAGTAAAGTGAAGTAACTGTATACCTTCCAGCGCACTGGGTTCAGAGCAGTGATCTGCTCCGTCATATCTTCATCCACGTTGAAGGTGTTGATAACTGAGTTGATTTTGAAAGCCACCTTATAGTCCCGGCACCAGTTATGAACTTGATGCAGTTTGTCCAGATGACTTTTTCTGCCCTGGCCTCGACCTATGACTTTATTGGTGTCCTCGTTAAAACTGTCACAAGATACTGCCAGGATGTCCAAGTAGTCACCTATTAAATATAGATACAAAtgaaatttgtacatttgtatgcAAATACCTTTCTGTT is from Cyprinus carpio isolate SPL01 chromosome B17, ASM1834038v1, whole genome shotgun sequence and encodes:
- the LOC109102610 gene encoding LOW QUALITY PROTEIN: radical S-adenosyl methionine domain-containing protein 2 (The sequence of the model RefSeq protein was modified relative to this genomic sequence to represent the inferred CDS: deleted 2 bases in 1 codon) yields the protein MCSMSLILDTFTVCTSNQVGFAAMLMQFCFKNVHSFLAALLRWIYMLVSGTQVQQTPVGHISRLKTRTKEQKEGSSTQLTTPSSVNYHFTRQCNYKCGFCFHTAKTSFVLPIEEAKRGLRLLKEAGMEKVNFSGGEPFLHERGNFLGELVRYCKQELQLPSVSIVSNGSLITEKWFQKYGDYLDILAVSCDSFNEDTNKVIGRGQGRKSHLDKLHQVHNWCRDYKVAFKINSVINTFNVDEDMTEQITALNPVRWKVFQCLIIEGENAGENSLREAEKFVISDQQFQDFLDRHQSVKCLVPESNQKMRDSYLILDEYMRFLDCREGRKDPSKSILDVGVEEAIKFSGFDEKMFLKRGGKYMWSKEDMKLEW